DNA from Deltaproteobacteria bacterium:
CCAAGCCGCTCCAGGCCCTGCCGGTCATTGAAACCGGGGCGGCTGACCGGTTTGGTTTGACCCCGGCTGAGATGGCCGTCATGTGCGGATCATTAAACGGCCAGGATTTTCAGGTCGCGGCGGTGCGTTCCATCCTGGACAAGATCGGCCTCAAACCCACGGCTCTGGACTGCGGGGTTCACCGG
Protein-coding regions in this window:
- a CDS encoding asparaginase, giving the protein MNSISSAPPPLVRVTRGGLTESLHRGSILVVEASGRQVTTLGDPEEVVFLRSAAKPLQALPVIETGAADRFGLTPAEMAVMCGSLNGQDFQVAAVRSILDKIGLKPTALDCGVHR